A window of Strix aluco isolate bStrAlu1 chromosome 2, bStrAlu1.hap1, whole genome shotgun sequence contains these coding sequences:
- the NXPE3 gene encoding NXPE family member 3 → MWRDSFRLQIFCLLMAVLAIVVLVHNFFQLEHLDDDTVSGSNWITENNVQHSLSQTTKTTRKPYCGYKQQTLSKREQAEQESLLAAIQWPKPPDGKIAFVQSTDPAHSDFVIVKPSGFFKVGDQLEVLVHMKDFHGKPKQYGGDYLQARIHSPLLKAGATGKIVDCHNGLYKVFFTLLWPGEVKVSVSLVHPSEAIQVLLRLREERPDRVYFKSSFKSGRYSETTECNVCLPGDLPVCNFTDLYTGEPWFCYKPRKLSCASRISHAKGGYQKGLLTREESLFFQSDVNIKRPILSSGPDSVIVKPKAFTDSSSMDRAEDPIASPSGYYYEDQWRPRTHWIHHFNKSDDITKCLQGKIIHLFGDSTIRQWFEYLTAFVPDLVEFNLGSPKNVGPFMSVDLKHNILLKFRCHGPPIRFSTVFSSELRYIANELNGIVGGRNTVIAITIWSHFSTFPVEVYIRRLRNIRRSVIQLLDRSPKTLIIIRTANVQELGPEVSLFNSDWYSFQLDSVMRKMFSGIAVHFVDAWEMSLAHYLPHNLHPKEVIVKNQIDAFLSYVCPLQT, encoded by the exons ATGTGGCGTGACTCGTTCAGGTTGCAGATCTTCTGCCTGCTTATGGCAGTACTGGCTATTGTGGTGCTCGTCCATAACTTTTTTCAGTTAGAG cacCTGGATGATGACACAGTTTCAGGATCAAATTGGATAACAGAAAACAATGTCCAGCATTCTCTATCCCAGACAACCAAAACTACCAGGAAGCCTTACTGTGGTTATAAGCAGCAGACTTTGTCCAAAAGAGAACAAGCAGAACAGGAATCGTTGCTTGCTGCAATACAGTGGCCAAAACCCCCTGATGGCAAAATTGCCTTTGTACAGAGCACTGATCCTGCACATAGTGACTTTGTGATTGTGAAACCCAGTGGGTTCTTCAAGGTGGGTGATCAGTTAGAGGTACTTGTTCATATGAAGGATTTCCACGGAAAACCCAAGCAGTATGGTGGAGACTATCTACAGGCACGAATTCACTCTCCTCTGCTGAAAGCTGGAGCAACAGGAAAGATTGTAGATTGCCATAATGGCCTTTACAAAGTCTTCTTTACCTTGCTTTGGCCAGGAGAGGTCAAAGTTTCTGTGTCACTTGTCCATCCGAGTGAAGCAATCCAAGTCCTCCTGCGTTTACGAGAAGAAAGGCCAGACAGGGTCTATTTCAAAAGCTCATTCAAGTCTGGGAGGTATTCGGAAACTACCGAGTGCAATGTTTGCTTGCCTGGAGATCTCCCAGTCTGTAACTTCACAGATCTCTACACAGGCGAGCCATGGTTCTGTTACAAGCCTCGAAAACTGTCCTGTGCCAGCCGGATCAGCCATGCCAAAGGTGGATATCAAAAAGGTCTTCTGACACGAGAGGAAAGCCTCTTCTTCCAAAG TGATGTGAATATCAAAAGGCCGATACTCTCCAGTGGACCTGATTCAGTGATTGTAAAGCCCAAGGCATTTACAG attcAAGTAGTATGGACAGAGCTGAAGATCCCATAGCTTCCCCTTCTGGTTATTATTATGAAGACCAGTGGCGGCCCCGAACACACTGGATCCATCATTTTAACAAGTCAGATGATATAACCAAGTGCttacaaggaaaaataatccaCTTGTTTGGAGACTCTACAATAAGGCAGTGGTTTGAATATCTGACAGCATTTGTTCcag ATCTAGTGGAATTTAACCTGGGGAGTCCTAAGAACGTGGGCCCTTTCATGTCTGTGGACCTGAAGCACAATATCCTACTGAAGTTCCGCTGTCACGGGCCACCCATTCGCTTTTCAACAGTCTTTAGCAGTGAACTGCGCTACATCGCCAACGAACTGAATGGCATAGTGGGTGGGAGAAACACGGTGATAGCCATAACTATATGGTCCCACTTCAGTACTTTCCCTGTGGAAGTGTACATCCGGCGGCTGAGGAACATTCGGAGATCAGTTATTCAACTGCTGGATCGCAGCCCCAAGACTCTAATCATCATCAGAACTGCTAATGTTCAGGAGCTTGGGCCAGAAGTGAGCCTCTTTAACAGTGACTGGTATTCCTTTCAGCTTGATTCTGTCATGAGGAAAATGTTCTCAGGAATTGCTGTGCACTTTGTGGATGCTTGGGAGATGTCTCTGGCTCATTACTTGCCACATAACTTGCACCCAAAAGAAGTCATTGTTAAGAATCAAATAGATGCATTTTTATCTTATGTGTGCCCTCTGCAAACTTAG